The genomic segment TGCGCCTTGCGGAGCAGGTCCTTCACATCGCGACGCTGTTCGGGGAGCACGACGGTGACGACCGTGCCTGCGGCACCGGCGCGAGCGGTGCGACCGGAGCGGTGGAGATAGGCCTTGTGCTCCATCGGCGGGTCGACGTGGACGACGAGGTCGACGTTGTCGACGTGTACTCCGCGCGCGGCGACATCGGTCGCCACCAGCACGCGGACGCCGCCGTCCGCCGGGTCCGCGGAGAACGCGCTGAGGTTGCGCTCACGGGCGTTCTGCGACAGGTTGCCGTGCAGGTCCACCGCCGGGATGCCGGCGGCGGTGAGCTGCTTGGCGAGCTTCTTCGCCTGGTGCTTCGTCCTGGTGAACAGGATGCGGCGACCGGTGCCGGAGGCGAGCTCACGGACGAGCACCGTCTTGTGCTCGGTCGACGTGGTCACCAGAACCCGGTGGGTCATCTCGCCGACGGGGACGCTGGCTTCGTCGACCTCGTGGCTGACCGGATTGGAGAGGAAGCGCTTGGCGAGCGAGTCGATGCCGCGGTCGAGCGTGGCGCTGAACAGCAGCCGCTGGCCACCGGTCGGGGTGGCGGCGAGGATCCGGGTGACGCCGGGGAGGAACCCGAGGTCGGCCATGTGATCGGCCTCGTCGAGCACGGCCACCTCGACGGAGTCGAGGGAGACGAGCTTCTGCTTCATGAGGTCTTCCAGGCGACCGGGGCAGGCCACGACGATGTC from the Microbacterium ginsengiterrae genome contains:
- a CDS encoding DEAD/DEAH box helicase, which gives rise to MPSFLDLGVPARLADVLAADGKTEAFAIQRDTLPDSLAGRDLLGRGRTGSGKTIAFALPLVARLSASQKRTRAQHPRGLVLAPTRELATQIAATVAPLAEAAGLRVTTIFGGVSQRPQEQALRSGVDIVVACPGRLEDLMKQKLVSLDSVEVAVLDEADHMADLGFLPGVTRILAATPTGGQRLLFSATLDRGIDSLAKRFLSNPVSHEVDEASVPVGEMTHRVLVTTSTEHKTVLVRELASGTGRRILFTRTKHQAKKLAKQLTAAGIPAVDLHGNLSQNARERNLSAFSADPADGGVRVLVATDVAARGVHVDNVDLVVHVDPPMEHKAYLHRSGRTARAGAAGTVVTVVLPEQRRDVKDLLRKAQISAELEAVNAGIVDELVGERAAHVKPVPVQAQQQQRQQPKKPRQPQQGGTPAAGSPARRRRRPQGHGGQGQSAQGQPAAQGQRSGGQQRTGLQVGQRVDTRRPRRAQGGGSNAR